From the genome of Nomia melanderi isolate GNS246 chromosome 14, iyNomMela1, whole genome shotgun sequence, one region includes:
- the nudE gene encoding nuclear distribution protein nudE, with the protein MMDIDPPQFVSKDDEVRYWKDLANQLHRRKEDTERELEEFQENSQLLEKELEASLEQAEKTSRELRQRNIRLATEVEQLRTRLDQQTADCSMFQGKAQDLQAQHDHLLKYIRELEQKNDDLERAHRINRVTEEEIEAKLNSAIEKNALLESELDEKEGLKVIVQRLMDEIRDLKQEIQVQERHQPDNDKSADRVRNHVDSNKLQVELETHISSTPIVQQSISPSNTTSPLKIGNRMVGGVTGNNNNNNNVNPPLAPCTRILAMSMIGDLMRKVGALENKLNTCQNPSREDQAVRDLYRTRRQVRGFASGNSNHIRL; encoded by the exons ATGATGGACATTGACCCTCCACAGTTTGTGTCTAAGGATGATGAAGTCCGGTATTGGAAAGATCTTGCTAATCAATTACATAGAAG aaaagaaGACACAGAAAGGGAATTGGAAGAGTTTCAAGAAAACTCACAATTGTTAGAGAAAGAATTGGAAGCATCTTTGGAACAAGCGGAGAAAACTAGTAGAGAACTACGACAACGAAACATTAGATTAGCCACAGAGGTGGAGCAATTGAGAACAAGATTAGATCAACAAACAGCAGATTGTTCGATGTTTCAAGGAAAGGCTCAAGATCTGCAAGCACAACATGATCATTTATTGAAGTATATAAGGGAATTAGAACAAAAAAATGATGATTTAGAAAGAGCTCATAG gATAAATAGGGTAACAGAAGAGGAGATAGAAGCTAAACTTAATTCAGCCATTGAAAAGAATGCTTTGCTGGAATCAGAACTTGATGAAAAAGAAGGCCTAAAAGTAATAGTACAGAGATTAATGGATGAAATTAGAG ATTTAAAGCAGGAGATTCAAGTTCAAGAAAGACATCAACCAGATAATGATAAATCTGCTGATAGAGTTCGTAATCATGTTGATAGTAATAAGCTACAAGTTGAATTGGAAACTCATATATCATCTACCCCAATAGTACAACAATCCATATCTCCAAGTAATACAACTTCACCACTAAAAA TTGGAAACAGAATGGTAGGGGGTGTAACTGggaacaacaataacaataataatgtgaATCCACCATTGGCTCCATGCACAAGAATATTAGCGATGAGTATGATCGGTGACCTTATGAGGAAAGTTGGA GCGTTGGAGAATAAGCTAAACACATGTCAAAATCCATCTCGAGAGGATCAAGCCGTCCGTGATCTCTACAG